A part of Marinomonas rhizomae genomic DNA contains:
- a CDS encoding ATP-binding cassette domain-containing protein produces MSLLSLEQISVAFGHNPLLSKISFSAEAGERVAIIGRNGAGKSTLLKVISGEQVADEGVVRLEGGMTIGQLPQELPDANEKTVREVVSEGAGEAHSLMIRYFKLLEDFENDHANELSDIQTELDRIQGWDLEQRVNHMIQRLALPADKLMSELSGGWRRRVILAQALISNPDVLLLDEPTNHLDVPTIEWMEQQLQQFRGLILFITHDRRFLEKLANRIIELDRGNLISFSGNITAFLAFKEKMLEEEERANALFDKRLAEEEVWIRQGIKARRTRNEGRVRALKALREERSERINRQGNAKMAIETKDKSGKLVAEFTQVGHSFEDKVILQPMDFVVNRGDRIGLIGPNGCGKSTFLKILLGDLEPETGLVRQGTKLNVAYFDQLREQLDPEQTVAENVGEGKDVIEINGQNKHVIGYLGDFLFPPERARTPVKALSGGERNRVLLAKLFTRPANLLIMDEPTNDLDVETLELLEELLMSYDGTLLLVSHDRAFLDNVVTSVIAFEGEGRVKEYVGGYQDWIRQGGKFPTESTSQTDDIPTKKEKAKADAKKVEEDKKTSMQAKPKAKLSYKMQREFDNMPATIAKLEEEIAALHVTTSAPEFYTEDADKVQKTLAKLAHKEEELETTMERWLELEEMQNG; encoded by the coding sequence ATGAGTCTATTGTCGTTAGAACAGATCAGTGTTGCTTTTGGGCATAATCCACTGCTGTCAAAAATCAGTTTTTCAGCCGAAGCTGGAGAGCGTGTTGCAATTATCGGTCGCAATGGTGCGGGTAAATCGACACTGTTAAAAGTCATTTCAGGCGAACAAGTTGCCGATGAAGGCGTTGTTCGCTTAGAAGGAGGCATGACTATTGGTCAGCTTCCACAAGAATTGCCTGATGCGAATGAAAAAACCGTTCGTGAAGTGGTCAGTGAGGGCGCCGGTGAAGCGCATTCGTTAATGATTCGCTACTTCAAGTTATTAGAAGATTTCGAGAATGATCACGCCAATGAATTAAGTGATATTCAGACTGAATTAGATCGAATTCAAGGCTGGGATTTAGAGCAACGTGTGAATCACATGATTCAGCGTTTGGCCTTGCCTGCTGATAAGCTGATGTCTGAATTGTCTGGTGGTTGGCGTCGTCGCGTTATCTTAGCGCAGGCACTAATTTCTAACCCAGATGTCTTGCTACTAGACGAGCCGACTAACCATTTGGATGTACCAACAATCGAATGGATGGAGCAACAGCTTCAGCAATTCCGCGGTTTGATCTTATTTATTACCCATGATCGTCGTTTCCTAGAGAAATTGGCTAACCGTATCATTGAACTAGATCGCGGTAATCTTATTTCCTTCAGCGGCAACATCACCGCTTTCCTTGCTTTTAAAGAGAAGATGCTCGAAGAAGAAGAGCGTGCAAACGCCTTGTTCGATAAGCGCCTTGCAGAAGAAGAAGTCTGGATCCGCCAAGGTATTAAAGCACGTCGTACCCGTAATGAAGGTCGAGTTCGTGCTTTGAAAGCCTTACGTGAAGAACGTTCTGAACGTATTAATCGCCAAGGCAATGCCAAAATGGCGATTGAGACCAAAGATAAGTCTGGCAAGCTGGTAGCTGAATTCACCCAAGTTGGTCATTCATTTGAAGACAAAGTGATTCTGCAACCAATGGACTTCGTGGTAAACCGTGGAGACAGAATCGGTCTGATTGGGCCAAATGGTTGCGGTAAAAGTACCTTCCTTAAAATTCTATTAGGGGATCTTGAGCCTGAAACCGGATTGGTGCGTCAAGGTACGAAACTTAACGTAGCGTATTTCGATCAGCTGCGTGAGCAACTAGATCCAGAACAAACGGTTGCGGAAAACGTTGGTGAAGGTAAAGACGTTATTGAAATCAACGGTCAGAACAAACATGTTATTGGCTATCTTGGTGATTTCCTTTTCCCGCCTGAGCGCGCCCGTACTCCAGTAAAAGCATTGTCTGGTGGTGAGCGAAATCGTGTATTGCTAGCGAAGTTATTCACTCGCCCAGCCAATCTATTAATCATGGATGAGCCAACCAACGACCTTGATGTGGAAACCTTAGAGCTGCTTGAAGAGCTTCTAATGAGCTACGATGGCACCTTGTTATTGGTAAGCCATGACCGTGCTTTTCTAGATAACGTGGTCACCAGCGTAATTGCTTTTGAAGGTGAAGGCCGAGTGAAAGAATACGTTGGTGGATATCAAGACTGGATTCGTCAAGGTGGTAAATTCCCAACAGAATCTACATCGCAAACTGACGACATACCAACTAAAAAAGAAAAAGCCAAAGCAGACGCAAAAAAAGTCGAAGAGGATAAAAAAACCTCTATGCAGGCGAAACCAAAAGCGAAGCTAAGCTATAAAATGCAGCGCGAATTTGACAATATGCCTGCGACCATCGCGAAGTTGGAAGAAGAGATCGCCGCGTTGCATGTCACCACTAGCGCGCCAGAGTTTTATACCGAGGATGCGGATAAGGTTCAGAAAACTTTAGCAAAACTAGCGCATAAAGAAGAAGAGCTTGAAACAACCATGGAGCGTTGGTTAGAGCTTGAAGAAATGCAAAACGGTTAA
- a CDS encoding DUF2760 domain-containing protein: MTNKIKPVSFIPRFFGAFGQFFKYMGSGDYAARCQTVDQGEQFAFEVEPKVITEEVEVIREIEVAAPVLDTVNADGAHQLLQLLQQEARFIDFIQESIDDYSDADVGAASRQIHAGCSKVLKQHFTIDVVSLDAVNSAAENSRVEVPSGYDSKQIKLEGRVEGDGPYSGTLIHPGWKVTETRLPKVTNTESLNILAPAEIEV; the protein is encoded by the coding sequence ATGACGAATAAAATTAAACCAGTTTCATTTATACCGCGCTTTTTTGGCGCTTTTGGTCAGTTCTTTAAATACATGGGGAGCGGCGACTATGCCGCTCGCTGTCAAACGGTTGATCAAGGCGAGCAATTTGCCTTCGAAGTCGAGCCTAAAGTCATAACAGAAGAAGTGGAAGTGATTCGTGAAATCGAAGTCGCTGCACCTGTTTTGGATACAGTCAACGCTGACGGAGCGCACCAGTTACTACAACTGTTACAACAAGAAGCGCGCTTTATCGATTTCATCCAAGAAAGCATTGATGATTACAGCGATGCGGATGTGGGGGCGGCGTCTCGCCAAATTCACGCTGGTTGCTCTAAAGTATTGAAGCAACATTTTACCATCGATGTCGTGTCTCTAGATGCTGTGAATAGCGCCGCGGAAAATAGCCGTGTAGAAGTGCCATCTGGTTACGATTCCAAGCAGATCAAGCTTGAAGGTCGAGTGGAGGGTGATGGCCCATACTCTGGCACGCTGATTCATCCTGGTTGGAAAGTGACGGAAACGCGTCTGCCAAAAGTAACCAATACAGAAAGCCTAAATATTCTAGCGCCAGCTGAAATCGAGGTATAA
- a CDS encoding hsp70 family protein: protein MAQTAFPSTYRVGIDLGTTNCVVSYIPVSNDSNVNAPELLPIPQVMADGSVQEFAYLPSAIYVLASDEVGKIDPVLPWRHHDKERIVGVGALALGQRRAGQLIQSAKSWLSHRQVDRRSAILPWASEFSKKLSPLEASKVLLLHIKQSWNHRFADAPLESQSIALTLPASFDEEARALTLEAAKLAGLQDLYLLEEPQAACYHYISDDEKLAALANKKMLLVVDIGGGTSDFSLVAIKSAPSNSSVSLKRVAVGEHLLLGGDNLDQALAFQLDPKQISALSATRLAALVQQTRQAKETLLGEGAPESLSITVLGGGSRLIGGSQKFDVYRDALLEQIHNGFFPMVNSDDKVQKSDYAMHTLGLPYESDPAFTRHLAAFLQQHKTVIEAATGSPMPDAVLFNGGLFNSPILKSRLLEQLNTWSSEPILACSADEPNDAVAKGAAMYLNALAGESTRIESGVAHSLYLKLGEDQFVGILPKDTLKGEIIRLEQEFFVTLGQQVQFPLYRSDDHIDCVVGSVCDQNGLHYISTLMTELDGSIESQETAVTLSVQMTEVGVLQVVLNANNQKDQWRLDFSTHVGSSQETEQADESGLLHANMGQAEEHLAKCFSSAGQKQNPDLVKSLKQDLDQLLGNRDDWNLATSRRLVDKLLSVKSGRTKSAQHERQWLQLMGYCLRPGFGAADDLARVQQVVNTTKAGAQFDTAPVWGQYWTLYRRIAGGLSVEQQTHLFKQFSQYYSPTGQRSRDKMKALTTKSSDDLIRLVGALEGLSNEDKVTTIDWLLKRLQKTSEPDTAWWTIGRIASRHLLSGKQEQRIAEDKLFPILETVLKEDWKKRKQAGLAAVLMSQVSLGESDKMSAMRKKVANKLKKDKCPAQWLERLESQIEINSDELNALVGESLPLGLRL from the coding sequence ATGGCGCAGACGGCTTTTCCTTCTACTTATCGCGTAGGCATTGATTTGGGGACAACCAATTGTGTTGTCTCTTATATACCAGTATCAAATGACTCGAATGTAAATGCGCCAGAATTATTGCCCATTCCGCAAGTGATGGCGGATGGTTCTGTGCAAGAGTTTGCGTATTTGCCCAGTGCTATTTATGTATTGGCCTCCGATGAGGTAGGTAAAATCGATCCGGTTTTGCCTTGGCGCCATCATGATAAAGAGCGCATTGTTGGTGTTGGTGCGTTGGCATTAGGCCAGCGTCGAGCCGGACAATTGATACAAAGCGCGAAAAGTTGGTTAAGCCATCGTCAGGTTGATAGACGCTCCGCTATTTTGCCTTGGGCGAGTGAGTTCTCAAAGAAACTCAGTCCTCTTGAAGCGAGTAAAGTTCTTTTATTACACATTAAGCAAAGCTGGAACCATCGCTTTGCGGATGCACCGCTAGAGTCGCAATCCATCGCGTTAACCTTGCCAGCCTCTTTTGATGAAGAGGCGCGAGCTTTGACACTAGAAGCGGCGAAGTTGGCAGGTTTACAGGATTTATATCTGCTTGAAGAGCCGCAGGCGGCCTGTTACCACTACATCAGTGATGACGAAAAGCTCGCTGCGTTAGCGAATAAAAAGATGCTTTTGGTTGTCGACATCGGCGGTGGCACCAGTGATTTTAGTTTGGTGGCGATCAAGTCTGCGCCTTCAAACAGTAGCGTATCTCTGAAGCGTGTTGCCGTAGGTGAGCATTTATTGCTAGGTGGCGATAATCTAGATCAAGCCTTGGCGTTTCAGTTAGATCCAAAACAAATTTCTGCCTTGTCAGCTACGCGCTTAGCGGCTTTGGTTCAACAAACTCGTCAGGCAAAAGAAACCTTGTTAGGTGAAGGCGCACCGGAATCCCTAAGTATTACGGTTCTTGGTGGTGGCAGTCGTTTAATTGGCGGCTCACAAAAATTTGATGTCTATAGAGATGCTTTGTTAGAACAAATTCACAATGGCTTTTTTCCTATGGTGAATAGCGATGACAAGGTGCAAAAGAGCGATTACGCCATGCACACCTTGGGTTTGCCTTACGAATCTGATCCCGCTTTTACACGTCATTTAGCGGCGTTTTTGCAGCAGCATAAAACTGTAATTGAAGCAGCAACAGGCTCGCCTATGCCTGATGCGGTGTTGTTTAATGGTGGTTTATTTAATAGTCCGATATTGAAGTCGCGTTTGTTAGAGCAGCTCAATACTTGGTCTTCTGAGCCAATTTTGGCTTGTAGTGCAGACGAACCCAACGACGCGGTTGCCAAAGGCGCGGCCATGTATTTGAACGCTTTAGCAGGCGAAAGTACACGCATTGAAAGTGGCGTGGCACACAGTTTGTATTTGAAGCTTGGCGAAGATCAATTCGTCGGTATCTTGCCAAAAGACACCTTGAAAGGTGAGATTATCCGCTTGGAACAAGAGTTCTTTGTGACTCTGGGTCAGCAAGTTCAGTTCCCCTTATATCGATCAGATGACCATATTGATTGTGTCGTCGGTAGCGTTTGTGATCAAAATGGATTGCATTACATTTCAACCTTGATGACAGAGCTAGATGGCTCCATCGAATCCCAAGAAACCGCGGTAACACTATCGGTGCAAATGACCGAGGTTGGTGTGTTGCAAGTGGTGTTAAACGCCAATAATCAGAAAGACCAGTGGCGTTTGGATTTCTCTACCCATGTGGGTTCCTCACAAGAGACTGAGCAAGCTGATGAAAGTGGTTTGTTGCATGCCAATATGGGGCAAGCTGAAGAGCATTTAGCTAAGTGTTTTTCCAGTGCGGGTCAAAAACAAAATCCAGACTTAGTGAAATCTCTTAAACAGGATTTGGACCAGTTGTTAGGCAATCGAGATGATTGGAATCTTGCCACCTCACGACGTTTGGTGGATAAACTGTTAAGTGTAAAATCGGGTCGGACCAAAAGCGCCCAGCATGAGCGACAATGGTTGCAGCTCATGGGCTATTGTTTACGCCCAGGTTTTGGTGCCGCGGATGATTTGGCACGGGTTCAACAAGTCGTTAATACTACTAAAGCTGGCGCTCAGTTTGATACGGCACCCGTATGGGGGCAATATTGGACCTTATATCGTCGTATTGCTGGTGGCTTATCGGTGGAACAACAAACGCATTTGTTTAAACAGTTTAGCCAATACTATTCCCCAACAGGGCAGCGTTCTCGTGACAAGATGAAAGCACTGACGACTAAATCCAGCGATGATTTAATTCGTTTGGTCGGCGCGTTAGAGGGTTTGTCGAATGAAGATAAAGTCACCACGATTGATTGGTTGCTGAAGCGTTTACAAAAGACTTCTGAGCCAGATACCGCTTGGTGGACGATAGGGCGCATTGCTTCTCGTCATCTTTTATCTGGCAAGCAAGAGCAAAGAATTGCAGAGGATAAACTCTTTCCGATACTAGAAACGGTTCTCAAGGAAGATTGGAAGAAACG
- a CDS encoding Hsp70 family protein, producing the protein MSQYFIGIDLGTTHSAVYYSPSSQMATESDQVGRIQQLAIPQFIAAGQVDARPLLPSFVYFPHQGEFLESDLQLPWGKADFVVGQLARELGAKSSGRLVQSAKSWLCHSRVSADEAVLPVDALEEVEKVSPAQVTETLLAHLVSAWDHQFPDAPIAEQTLVITVPASFDPAARVITEQAAEKVGLRARLIEEPLAAFYAWLSDQQSWAESLDVNEHILVVDVGGGTTDLSLIQAVEQDGVLGLERVAVGRHILLGGDNMDLTLTYHLAAQLAQNGTNLEPWQISGLTQACREAKERLLTNADLGDVSVVVPSRGRSLFNNSIKATLTQNDVQQLLIDGFFPQVQLGDQAQKTARSGFSAINLDYEGDPAITRHISEFLAQHDVKPSKVLLNGGVFNASVIRNTLETRLASMLAESLSGRELTVLTPSHLDHAVAKGATYYAQVQAEGGVKVKSGLAANYYIGVASPMPAIPGMAPPVDAICVASFGLEEGSEEQMLPNEFSLVVGESVTFRFFQSKNSNVESVGKVIASFSVPQLNELNPLSVRLDAGHYQAGDMVRVYLTARVTELGLLLLQAHDTQSDLSWTIEFQVRES; encoded by the coding sequence ATGAGTCAATATTTCATTGGTATCGACCTAGGTACCACGCATTCGGCTGTCTATTATTCGCCATCTAGCCAAATGGCAACCGAATCAGATCAAGTAGGGCGTATTCAACAATTGGCGATTCCGCAGTTTATCGCGGCAGGTCAAGTGGATGCTCGTCCTTTACTTCCTTCTTTTGTGTATTTTCCTCACCAAGGTGAATTTTTAGAGAGCGATTTACAGCTTCCTTGGGGCAAAGCGGATTTTGTTGTCGGACAGCTGGCGCGTGAGTTGGGTGCGAAATCTTCTGGTCGATTGGTACAGAGTGCTAAAAGCTGGTTGTGCCATTCTCGCGTGAGTGCTGATGAAGCGGTATTACCTGTGGATGCGCTTGAAGAAGTAGAAAAAGTGTCTCCAGCGCAGGTGACAGAAACCTTGTTAGCGCATTTGGTTAGTGCATGGGACCATCAATTCCCTGATGCGCCAATTGCCGAGCAAACTCTTGTTATTACCGTGCCGGCATCATTTGATCCCGCTGCTCGTGTTATTACTGAACAAGCCGCTGAGAAAGTCGGTTTGCGTGCTCGTTTGATTGAGGAGCCGTTAGCGGCATTTTATGCCTGGTTAAGTGATCAGCAAAGCTGGGCTGAAAGCCTAGATGTCAATGAGCATATTTTGGTTGTCGACGTGGGTGGTGGTACAACAGATTTATCGTTAATCCAAGCGGTAGAGCAAGATGGAGTGCTTGGTCTAGAGCGTGTCGCTGTGGGTCGTCATATTCTTCTTGGCGGCGACAATATGGATTTGACGCTGACTTACCATTTGGCTGCTCAGCTAGCGCAAAACGGCACTAATCTTGAGCCTTGGCAAATTAGCGGTTTGACCCAAGCTTGCCGAGAAGCAAAAGAACGTTTGTTAACCAATGCGGATTTAGGCGACGTGAGCGTTGTTGTGCCTAGTCGTGGTCGCAGTCTGTTTAATAACAGCATCAAAGCAACCTTGACGCAGAACGATGTGCAACAGCTTTTGATTGATGGCTTTTTTCCACAAGTTCAATTAGGTGATCAAGCTCAAAAAACAGCACGTAGTGGTTTCAGTGCGATTAACTTGGATTACGAAGGTGATCCAGCGATCACTCGCCACATCAGCGAATTCTTAGCTCAGCATGATGTGAAACCAAGCAAGGTGTTGTTAAACGGTGGTGTGTTCAATGCCAGTGTCATTCGCAATACCCTAGAAACCCGTTTGGCTTCTATGCTGGCCGAGTCGTTGAGTGGCCGCGAATTAACTGTGTTAACGCCGTCTCATTTGGACCATGCGGTTGCTAAAGGCGCGACATATTATGCCCAAGTGCAAGCTGAAGGCGGCGTTAAAGTAAAAAGTGGCCTAGCGGCAAACTACTACATTGGCGTTGCTAGTCCAATGCCAGCGATTCCTGGAATGGCACCTCCTGTGGATGCTATTTGTGTGGCATCATTTGGGTTGGAGGAAGGTTCAGAAGAGCAAATGTTGCCGAACGAGTTTTCTCTTGTGGTTGGCGAAAGTGTGACATTCCGTTTCTTCCAATCGAAAAACAGCAATGTGGAATCGGTAGGTAAGGTCATTGCTTCGTTTTCTGTTCCCCAGCTAAATGAATTGAACCCTTTGTCGGTACGATTAGACGCAGGTCATTATCAAGCTGGCGATATGGTGCGAGTCTATCTGACGGCCCGTGTTACTGAATTGGGGCTGTTGCTGTTACAAGCACACGATACCCAATCAGACCTAAGTTGGACTATTGAGTTTCAAGTCAGGGAGTCTTAA